Genomic DNA from Paenibacillus donghaensis:
TCCCTGTCCCACGGTCGTTCCACTCCTGAATCGACGAAGGCTCAATCATCGCTACTTCTGCGTTCTGAAACAAGATTTGATCATTCGTATCCATAATGAACACTTGGCCTTGCTCCACCCAATCGATGTTTTCGAGCATGGTCATAATCTTCTCGGTATTGAGCGGCATGAGAAGCGTACCCGCCGGAACGTTACCCGATTGCAATGGCAATGACCGAATGTAGGAGGGCGTATTTGCGATTTTCCCTTGGTTCTCAACCGGAAGCAACACATAACCTCCCGACTGAGGCCGGTTTATCAACTCAAGCCAGTCCTCGTAAGCGAACGTGTCGGTCTGATGCTTCATCTCGTAAAATACATGGTCGTTTATATAGGTTTCGCTTGAGAGTACCGACTGCAGAGGTTTCAAATAGAGATAAATCCCCTTAATAAAATCGTTCGTGGCTAGTAATTTGTTCAATTCTTGTTTCATCTTATATATATGGTAAGCGCTTTCTTTCTCGGGCGAAGTCAGCAATCTCCGAACGTCCGGATGAATGGACAGCTGCGCGGCTAGACTCTCCGTTTGAAGCAGCTCCGCGTCCACGATATATCTAACTTGTTGCAGCATGGCGCTGCTTGCCCGTTCGATCTCGTATTTCACGATTCCTCTTGTCTGGCTATATACGATTAAGCTAAGAATGACAGGTATGCATAGGATCACGGCGTACGATACGATCCATCGAAACGCCACACTTCGAGTGAAGTTTCCCTTTCTCCAATTCAATTCTAATCCCCCTACATCGCTTTTCTTTTTGTACATTTTTTATCATAGCACGGACCCTATGGAGGCTACATATGTACAATTTGAACCTCAATGTACAGTTTGTGCACTCTTCGACGATTCTTAACTATTCTTATGAATAGGGGCTCTTCTAACTAAATACTCAGCCCACTGGACTACTCCTGATAAGAACATGGAGGTCATGTTTCGCAAACAAAAAAGCTTCAAGCTTAGAGCTTGAAACCTTCCTGAATTATTGGATGATTAGATATCTTTAATAAGCTACGAAACAGCTACACCATCATATATCGATTATATAATTGCTCGAAAGTATCGTATTGTTCGACTTTCCTCCCTACCCTGTTGTATTCTTCCAGATATTCATCCATGGCCTGCAGAAACTGATCTTTAAATAAATGAAGATGATCTGAATCAAAATACTGCATTAAATCAAACTTTTTTGTTCCCCTTGATTCCGTCATTTCATCAAGAAAATTTTGTATGCCCATTGCTGCATGATAGGCATAAGATTTATCAGCTAATTCTACACTTGCTAACATCTTATTGAGGTAGTTGGACCACAATTCCTCATAGGTGCCCCCCAAATTATCATAGTTCGGGACAGGTGGCACCACAAAATCCTTATACATTTTATTGTATAAATCATTGATGCTTTTCAGAAATGTATAGGATGCACTTCTGATTTCATCGATAGTCTTGGCATCTATCACAGCCATATATATAATTTCAAAATGTTCAGGAATATAACGATATGTACCCATTTCTTCCAGATATCTCTTAAGTCCCCGTTTAAAATAGGTATTGTTCAAATTTGTTAGAGCAATGACCAGATTACTTAAAACTTCGCATGAAGCATACCTTACGCTTCCTATATCTTCAGAAAGTAATGCATTCGCATATTCCTGTTTTGCTTGGTCTATGCACTTTTTCGCTCTGCTGATACATTCTTTCCCTATAGGCTTTGCTAAAGTATCGAGCCCTCTCTGTTTATACATATTGAACTTTTCCATATATTCGGGTTTGGCACAATATAGTATTTGTAAATCTACCAGACACGAAATATTCTGACTCTCGAGATTCGCTGCATCTTCTATTCTTGTTTCCCATGGAGTGCAATAAATATCGTATCCAATATCCTCAAGTATAAAACACGAAGATATACCCCAGCCTTGGTTCTCGTTATTAATTATAATTAAATCAAGATCGCTTTTTTCATGAAAATCTCCGGTACTAAAAGAACCTGTAAGCCCAATGATTGCAATATCCTCAGGAAAATCTCTCTTAGCACGTTCAATAACCATGCTGATAAGTTTTTCATTTTTAATTAAAATCTTTTGTCTATTAACATCATCCATATCCATATCCCTTTCCCCTCTCCATTCCACCATAAGATGAGCATTTATTCCCCTTATTGATTTTATTCTATAAGCAGATTGTTATAATAAGTATCCCGACTTTATCTATATTCAATCTATACCAACAAAACATCTCCGATTTAATTGCGGCGGTGCTGACCGAAGTTGCGTTAATGCTGAAAATTTCGCAGTGTCTTAATAAGAATCGTGATGAATAGATATAATCCATACGGAATTCTATAGGCTGACAAAACATATAAATTCTATTTTCATAAAGGGGGATAAATTATGCATACAGCCCAAGACTATGCCGCAACCGTCGATGCCCATACCTTCGCAACGTTCCTAGCGCTTGTTGAAGCGATCGTTCCACATACAGCTGTGCCTTGCGTGTTCGGGGCAGAGCCATCGGCAGGTGCCGTTGATTTATGCATTCACAAGTATATGATCTGGGAATTGGATCACAGCCTTTCACTTGCTCTAGGATTCCATCTGACTGTCGTTCCGCTATCCGCTTCTACCGCCATGATGCTCAATGCAGGCGCCGTTCAATTCGTTGCCTCGGGACAGTCGCAGCATGCTCCTAACTACTCGAAGTGGGGGTGCAGTCCGTTCTCCTCACTTTCCCAGGCTGATCGGATTCGGGTACTCGCCATGCTGGAACAATTGAATGTTGATCTGGGAACCTTGCCGCCCCCCTACCGAGACGATGGAGGTTTTCTCCGGTTTATGGTGGATTTTCTAAACAGGCAGACGATGTTCGGAAATTACTCGGAGTGGTCTGCTTACGGGACGACCCGGCTTGCGACCCCCACGGAACGGAGGCTGGAATATTTTCCGATTAGCTGGAAACAGGTGGGATACCCTGGCGTTGTTCCCGGGTATCGCGCCCTACACGGTTATTTGTTGACTATTGAGCGAAAAGGAGGGGAATCCACTATTGTATAATGCAGATGAGATGTACGATGCCGACGTAATCATCATCGGGTCTGGCGGCGGAGGCGCTGTCGCGGCCAAGGAGCTCGGGGAAGTTGGGTTGAAGGTGCTGGTACTTGAAGCCGGACCCTGGTACGGAAACAAACAATGGCAGAATCCAAATAGCGAACGCGGCAAGGAATGGAGCTCCGACTATAATGATTTGGATGTGGGGATATACAAGAAGATCTACAACGCGTATGAAAACAACATGAACGATGTGGTATCCGGTGTATTTCGCTTTGGGCCTGCCGATCGCCGCCGCACGCCTTGGCACCGGGTCATGCGTCAGAAAGGTGACGTCTGGCAGCTATCGGGAGTAGGAGGAACGACCCAACATTATTGGGGTCAGTCGCCGCGCGCTTTTCCCGCTGCGGTTGATAATATTTGGCCGATCAGCTACCGTGAGCTGATTCCCTATTATGAGAAAGTCGAAGCCACACTGCCTGTCCAGTTCGCGCCTACAACGCCCAAAGAAGAGCTTTTTTACTATGGCGCCAAAAAAGCAGGATGGCCGCTTAATCCAACTCTTAACGTTACGACTCCGGGATACCGCCCAAATCCGAATGCTATTCTGCCGACCAACGAACATCTGATGGATCCCAATTACTCGTTGGAGCAACTATCCAACATGGAAGGATGCACTTTGAAGGGGAATTGCATGAACGGATGCTCAGTCGGTCCTTCGGTTGACCGAATCGCCAAACGAAGTACCCTTGTCAGCTACGTTCCGCTCGCTCTCAAAACCGGTAACGTCGCGATTCGGCCCAATTCCTTCGTAATCAGAATCTTAACGGCGCAAGATCCGAAAGAAGGACTTCGCGCGACAGGCGTGCAATTTCGGGATACATGGACAGGAGAAATCGGCGAGTTGACGGCCAGAACAGTTGTTATGGCTGCCGGATGCATCGAATCGCCGCGCCTTTGGCTGAATTCCGGGCTGCCTCACAACGCATGGGTAGGAAGAGGGTTAACCAATCATTGCTTCGACTGGGTTGCAGGCGTTTTTGCTGAAAAAGATCTCATGAGTATTATGGGCATGCCGTCTGTGTATCCGTATGTGGGTCATACCTCGGGAGCCCGAGTCGATATCCCAGGAATCGGAATCTTTCAAATTTCTTGCCTAAGCCCAGGATTGATGTCCTATTTGACATACGGATTCAGCGAAGCGGGATATGACGCCCTTAACCCGCCGGAGCCGGGAGCGCCGTGGGATATTCGCGGCCGGGTCGTTGGACCTCAGCTGAAAGAGCTGATGATGAACTATACCCGGACGATGAGTATGCTGCTCCTTACGGATGATGATACTCTCTATCGCAACAGGGTGGAGGTCGATCCGCTGTTGAAAGACGAGAACGGTCCGATTCCGGTCATTCATTATACCCCTAGCACCAAGACGCTGAAAAGGCGTGATCAACTGGCCAGATATGCTTCCGAAACGCTGCGCCAAGCCGGGGCCCAAAAGATTATCCGTTCGGATTTACCCTTCAGCTTCATGCTCCATCTCGAATCCACGATGCGGATGGGATATGTCACCGATACGAACTGTGAGACTCTTCAAGTCAAGCGGTTGTTCATTGCCGATAACAGCGTGCATTTCAATGGAATCGGCGGTCCGAATCCGACGCTGACGACACAGGCACTTGCCACTCGAACAGCAGAAAAAATCGCCACCAAATATTTTGCTTAACCGCCTGTCGAGACGGCATAATAAAGGACCACTCCTGATAAAGCGACAATAAATAAAAAGCCGACGGCCTTTCCAAAAAATCTCATCTGCTCACGTCCTTTCGCATTTATTCGTTAGTTATGCCAAAAGTATGCTCGACGATCAGGAAAGTATACCCTTCAACCCGCCAAGGGGCTATCTCAAAAGGTCTGAAAAAGACCTGAGAGTTAGCCCTATTTCTTGTTCTTTAGTGTGCTTTATTTCGAATAATCCAATAGAGGATAGGGAAGGTTAATTTGGAAAGGGGTGGAATATGAAAGCGAAAAAAGGAGTATCTGATCCGTTCGAAAAAAAACTAAAGGAACTTGATTATGCAATCGAATCGAAGATATCCGATAAGTTGGACGACAACGAATCGGTCATCAATCAATTGTTCGCCAATTGCTCCGATTTTGTGGTGCGCAGGCTACATATATTCGGCTCCATCCCTAGCATGGTCGTTTATTTTGATGTCTTGGTCGACAATCAACTTTGGGACATCGGTTTCTTGGAGCCCTTGATGCTGCATGAATCCGTTTCTATTGACAGCCCTCTCCAGCTCTATGAACAACTGAAATTTAAATTAGCTTCTATCGTCCAACCCCAAATCGCCTTGAACATGAATGAAATTGTTCAACGCATCGTCAAAGGAGAAGTCGTCTTATTCGTTGAATCCTTCACGCAGGCGTTCTCCTTTAGACTCAAAGACAAGCTGTATCGCCAGTTGGAGGAACCGACTTCAGAGGCCGTCATTCGCGGTCCGCAGTATGGATTTATCGAAAAGCTCGACATCAACCTCGCCCTCATTCGCCATCGAATCCGCACGCCCCTGCTGAAGACGGAGAAGCTCTGTGTAGGAGGACTTTCCCAGACCGACGTGGCGATTGTCTACATTGAGCATATAGCACAGCAGAGCGTAGTCGAAGAGGTGAAGAAACGGATATCAAGCATCGACATGGACAGCATACTGGAATCCGGCTATATTGAGGAATTGATCAGCGATCATCCCAATTCACCCTTTCCCGTCATTCAGTCGACCCAGCGGCCCGATTTAGTTTCGGGTTCCCTGGTCGAAGGCAAGGTAGTCCTTCTCATTGATGGTTCGCCGATGGTTCTCGTTCTGCCCATTTCGTTCTGGTTCGGGTTTCAGACGGCGGAGGACTATTATATGAACTTCATTTACGCTACGATGCTGCGATGGCTGAGGTATCTATTCGCTTTTTTTGCGATCGCGCTCCCTTCCTTATATATTGCGGTTACGACCTTCCATCACGAAATGATCCCTACAAGCTTGGCCTTGAGCCTTGCAGCGGCACGGGAAGTCGTGCCTTTTCCGGCAATAGTGGAGGCTTTGATCATGGAAACGACGTTTGAGGCGCTCCGCGAGGCAGGGGTCCGTCTTCCCCGTCCCGTCGGCCAGACCATTAGTATCGTGGGTGCGCTTGTCATCGGGCAGGCTGCCGTTCAAGCAGGCATTATTTCCGCTCCCCAAATCATCATCGTATCCATTACAGGAATTTCCTCTTTCCTCATTCCCAATCCTGGCATGAGCCAGGCGATAAGCATTATGCGGTTTCCACTCATGCTCTTCGCCGCAAGTTTTGGCTTATACGGTGTTGTAGTGTCCTTGATTGCCGTCTTGATCCATCTGGTGAACATGAATTCCTTTGGTGTCCCCTATATGACGCCGATCGCACCGTTTAGCTTCTCCGGACTAGCAGATGCATTATTCAGAGCCCCGTGGCGGATGTTGTTAAGGCGGCATCATCATACAAAGCAACGACTGGAGTGAGCAAAGAAAATGACCAGAGCTTTAATGGCATGTAGATGCTTGATTATTCTCGTCTTCCTCGGATTGATGACCGGCTGCTGGGACCGCAAAGAGATGGACGATCTTGCATTGGTCATGGCCAGCGGACTCGATATCACCGATGATGGACAGCTCGAAATTACCCTGCAGATTGCCCTTCCCACGGGTATTCCCAGTGCCGTGCAGGCCGGGGGGAGCGGCAAGAAATCAGTCATCGTCATCTCCGCCAAAGGCAGCAACGCGTCGGAAGCTACGGGGCGATTGCAGCAGCAATTGTCTCGTGTCATCTATTTCGGGCACAGAGGAGTCATCGTGATTGGGGAAGAATGTGCTCGGCATGGCCTAAATCAAGTACTCGATACGTATACCCGGTTACCCGAGAGCCGATACAACGGTTATGTGGTGACGGCTTATGGAAGCACAGCCAAAGAAATTTTGAACGAGCCCTATCAGCTAGAGCTCATTCCAGGTATCGGCATCAACAAAATCCAATCCAGCAAAGTTAGCTTTGCCGTCAAAATGGACGAATTTCTTAATGCACTATCTTCGCAAGGGAGATCGCCGGTGACCGCCGCCATTAGGATTATTCATCAAGGCACCGATAGGGAAACCTTCTCAATCGACCGAGCTGCGGTTTACCAGGGAAATAAATTGTCCGGATTTCTGGCCCCCGCTGAATTGAAACTATTGCGTTGGTGGATGGGAGGAACCCAACAGATGAGGTTCACTCTGCAATTGGAACCGGAAGACGAACAATATAAGGGGACCATAGGCGTCGAATTGATGCAAAGCGGCAAGAAGATTCACACTTCCGTAAGGAATGAAATTCCAGAAGTATGGGTCAATTTTCATGCGGCGGTCCGAGTGATCGATAATGATACGAGTCTGGACTTTAGCAGAAGCAATAATATGAGACTCTTGGAAACAGAATTGTCTAAACAAATCCAAACCGAGATACAGAGTATGTTAGCGCATGTGCAAAAAAAATTAAAGTCAGATATCTTCGGGATTGGAGAGGAAATCCACATTGAGCATCCTTATGTTTGGAAAAAAATAAGAAATAAGTGGACTGATATTTATCCCGTTGTTCCCGTGACCGCCGATGTTAACATCAAGATCAAACGAATGGGCAAAACGCAAGCACCCGCACATTTAAGAAAAACGGACTAACCACCACCAAACGAAAAGAAGGGGTTCACCATGAAGATGAAATTAACGGGTATCCAGGTTTTCTGGATGATCACGAGCATGGACTTGGGGATGACGTTGGTCATGACACTTACCCCAAGCCTGCTGGCCGCGAAACAGGACGCGTGGATTTCCATTGTCGCGGCCGGATGCATCGCGTTGCTAGTCACATGGCTGGTAACACAAGCCGCGCATCTCTACCCCGGACAGACTTTAATCGAATACAGTCAAACCATTCTCGGTACTTGGCTTGGAAAAGCTGTGGTCGTAATCTATTTGGTCCAATGGTATACAATCATTCCAATCGTTCTCCGCCAATTTTCCGATTTGGTCCAAATCATGCTGCTTCAAGGGACGCCCATAGAAGCGGTCATGCTCCTGATGGTCTTGTTGATCGTCTATGCGGCTTATGGCGGGATCGAAGGCATCGGCCGTTGCAGCGAGTTTCTAGGTCCGATCATTCTGCTAATGATCTGCCTTGTCCTGATCGCGAGCCTCAACAACATTCACTGGAAGAACATCCTTCCGGTCTATGCAGATAGCGAAATAAAGGGAATACTGAGCGGCGCGCTGGCACCCGCCTCATACCTCGGTCATTCCGTCGAATATCTCATGTTCGCATCATTTATGAATAAGCCACGCAAAGGAGCGCCTTATGCGTTCGGAGCAGCCATGACCGCAACTTTCTTTGTATTGATAACCACGATGATGATCATCTTTGTCATCGGAGTCAATCTTTCCCCTTCGATGTGGTACCCTTTTTTCGAAATGACCAAAAAAATCTCATTATTCGGTTTTATTGATAATTTCGACGCCATTCCAGTCGTGATATGGATCGCCAGCGTGTTCATCAAATTGTCCGTTTATCTCTTCATCGCGTGCTATGGA
This window encodes:
- a CDS encoding GerAB/ArcD/ProY family transporter, with translation MKMKLTGIQVFWMITSMDLGMTLVMTLTPSLLAAKQDAWISIVAAGCIALLVTWLVTQAAHLYPGQTLIEYSQTILGTWLGKAVVVIYLVQWYTIIPIVLRQFSDLVQIMLLQGTPIEAVMLLMVLLIVYAAYGGIEGIGRCSEFLGPIILLMICLVLIASLNNIHWKNILPVYADSEIKGILSGALAPASYLGHSVEYLMFASFMNKPRKGAPYAFGAAMTATFFVLITTMMIIFVIGVNLSPSMWYPFFEMTKKISLFGFIDNFDAIPVVIWIASVFIKLSVYLFIACYGTAQFLRVRNWRVMLWFIAPVIFVFALIPQNVTEATGHYLNRYWVPFVLPVNMIGLPLLLLIVGKWRQQNRSTPV
- a CDS encoding spore germination protein, translated to MKAKKGVSDPFEKKLKELDYAIESKISDKLDDNESVINQLFANCSDFVVRRLHIFGSIPSMVVYFDVLVDNQLWDIGFLEPLMLHESVSIDSPLQLYEQLKFKLASIVQPQIALNMNEIVQRIVKGEVVLFVESFTQAFSFRLKDKLYRQLEEPTSEAVIRGPQYGFIEKLDINLALIRHRIRTPLLKTEKLCVGGLSQTDVAIVYIEHIAQQSVVEEVKKRISSIDMDSILESGYIEELISDHPNSPFPVIQSTQRPDLVSGSLVEGKVVLLIDGSPMVLVLPISFWFGFQTAEDYYMNFIYATMLRWLRYLFAFFAIALPSLYIAVTTFHHEMIPTSLALSLAAAREVVPFPAIVEALIMETTFEALREAGVRLPRPVGQTISIVGALVIGQAAVQAGIISAPQIIIVSITGISSFLIPNPGMSQAISIMRFPLMLFAASFGLYGVVVSLIAVLIHLVNMNSFGVPYMTPIAPFSFSGLADALFRAPWRMLLRRHHHTKQRLE
- a CDS encoding nucleotidyltransferase domain-containing protein yields the protein MDMDDVNRQKILIKNEKLISMVIERAKRDFPEDIAIIGLTGSFSTGDFHEKSDLDLIIINNENQGWGISSCFILEDIGYDIYCTPWETRIEDAANLESQNISCLVDLQILYCAKPEYMEKFNMYKQRGLDTLAKPIGKECISRAKKCIDQAKQEYANALLSEDIGSVRYASCEVLSNLVIALTNLNNTYFKRGLKRYLEEMGTYRYIPEHFEIIYMAVIDAKTIDEIRSASYTFLKSINDLYNKMYKDFVVPPVPNYDNLGGTYEELWSNYLNKMLASVELADKSYAYHAAMGIQNFLDEMTESRGTKKFDLMQYFDSDHLHLFKDQFLQAMDEYLEEYNRVGRKVEQYDTFEQLYNRYMMV
- a CDS encoding Ger(x)C family spore germination protein, with translation MTRALMACRCLIILVFLGLMTGCWDRKEMDDLALVMASGLDITDDGQLEITLQIALPTGIPSAVQAGGSGKKSVIVISAKGSNASEATGRLQQQLSRVIYFGHRGVIVIGEECARHGLNQVLDTYTRLPESRYNGYVVTAYGSTAKEILNEPYQLELIPGIGINKIQSSKVSFAVKMDEFLNALSSQGRSPVTAAIRIIHQGTDRETFSIDRAAVYQGNKLSGFLAPAELKLLRWWMGGTQQMRFTLQLEPEDEQYKGTIGVELMQSGKKIHTSVRNEIPEVWVNFHAAVRVIDNDTSLDFSRSNNMRLLETELSKQIQTEIQSMLAHVQKKLKSDIFGIGEEIHIEHPYVWKKIRNKWTDIYPVVPVTADVNIKIKRMGKTQAPAHLRKTD
- a CDS encoding GMC family oxidoreductase N-terminal domain-containing protein; the protein is MYDADVIIIGSGGGGAVAAKELGEVGLKVLVLEAGPWYGNKQWQNPNSERGKEWSSDYNDLDVGIYKKIYNAYENNMNDVVSGVFRFGPADRRRTPWHRVMRQKGDVWQLSGVGGTTQHYWGQSPRAFPAAVDNIWPISYRELIPYYEKVEATLPVQFAPTTPKEELFYYGAKKAGWPLNPTLNVTTPGYRPNPNAILPTNEHLMDPNYSLEQLSNMEGCTLKGNCMNGCSVGPSVDRIAKRSTLVSYVPLALKTGNVAIRPNSFVIRILTAQDPKEGLRATGVQFRDTWTGEIGELTARTVVMAAGCIESPRLWLNSGLPHNAWVGRGLTNHCFDWVAGVFAEKDLMSIMGMPSVYPYVGHTSGARVDIPGIGIFQISCLSPGLMSYLTYGFSEAGYDALNPPEPGAPWDIRGRVVGPQLKELMMNYTRTMSMLLLTDDDTLYRNRVEVDPLLKDENGPIPVIHYTPSTKTLKRRDQLARYASETLRQAGAQKIIRSDLPFSFMLHLESTMRMGYVTDTNCETLQVKRLFIADNSVHFNGIGGPNPTLTTQALATRTAEKIATKYFA